One Amycolatopsis thermophila DNA segment encodes these proteins:
- a CDS encoding GGDEF domain-containing protein, whose product MTEVERVTSERARPDETDLLSLHEDIAELHASQGDFRTAYEHLRTALGIARTARPTVPEQFRREFDRLRRERAEAREDSLRDALTAVYNRRYLDNRLADLLGDARTPLAVALIDIDLFKRVNDTFGHLVGDQVLRRVAELLREGVPAPGFCARYGGEEFMLVLPEVQPGTALRIAEHARSRVAQHPWSEICPGLGVTISVGVSHEPVSGPEQLRMADDLLYAAKHAGRNRVAYRERGGVRVLEHSR is encoded by the coding sequence ATGACGGAGGTGGAGAGGGTGACCTCGGAGCGGGCGCGTCCGGACGAGACCGATCTGCTGAGCCTGCACGAGGACATCGCGGAGCTGCACGCCTCGCAGGGTGACTTCCGCACGGCGTACGAGCACCTGCGGACCGCGCTGGGCATCGCGCGCACCGCCCGTCCCACCGTGCCCGAGCAGTTCCGCCGCGAGTTCGACCGCCTGCGCCGCGAGCGCGCCGAGGCCCGCGAGGACAGCCTGCGCGACGCGCTCACCGCCGTCTACAACCGCCGCTACCTGGACAACCGGCTGGCCGATCTGCTCGGCGACGCGCGCACCCCGCTCGCCGTCGCCTTGATCGACATCGACCTGTTCAAACGCGTCAACGACACGTTCGGTCACCTGGTCGGTGACCAGGTGTTGCGGAGGGTCGCCGAGTTGCTGCGGGAGGGCGTGCCGGCGCCCGGGTTCTGCGCCCGCTACGGAGGTGAGGAGTTCATGCTCGTGCTGCCGGAGGTCCAGCCCGGCACCGCGTTGCGGATCGCCGAGCACGCCCGCTCGCGGGTGGCCCAACACCCCTGGTCAGAGATCTGCCCCGGCCTGGGTGTGACGATCAGCGTGGGCGTCTCGCACGAGCCGGTGAGCGGGCCCGAGCAGTTGCGGATGGCGGACGACCTCCTTTACGCCGCCAAGCACGCCGGACGCAACCGGGTCGCCTATCGGGAACGCGGCGGTGTCCGCGTGCTCGAACACTCTCGGTAA
- a CDS encoding VOC family protein, with the protein MRSRILAVAVDCHDTEKQARFWSAALGYEVVKRWRDAKGLEYVDIGTDGQWMIVFQPVGEDKVVKNRLHLDLVPEEGGQANEVARLTGLGARVLSDDPDLPWVVLADPEDNEFCVLPPRSPD; encoded by the coding sequence ATGCGAAGCCGGATCCTAGCCGTCGCCGTGGACTGCCACGACACCGAGAAGCAGGCGCGCTTCTGGTCGGCGGCGCTCGGGTACGAGGTGGTCAAGCGCTGGCGGGACGCCAAGGGGCTGGAGTACGTGGACATCGGCACGGACGGCCAGTGGATGATCGTGTTCCAGCCGGTCGGCGAGGACAAGGTGGTGAAGAACCGCCTGCACCTCGACCTGGTCCCGGAGGAGGGCGGCCAGGCCAACGAGGTGGCGCGGCTGACCGGCCTGGGCGCGCGCGTGCTGTCGGACGATCCGGATCTGCCGTGGGTGGTGCTCGCGGACCCGGAGGACAACGAATTCTGCGTGCTCCCGCCGCGGTCCCCGGACTAG
- the phoU gene encoding phosphate signaling complex protein PhoU, protein MREAYHVELEDLAANLADMSLQAAAAMKKATQALLEADLSLAEQVIGDDQKIDDARAESEEKAYALLALQAPVATDLRTVLAVIHAAESLERMGDLALHVAKAARRRHPQATLPESVRKYFAEMGELDVQLAEKVADVIKSRDVEAARSLEEEDDRVDEIHRHLFTVIMDKDWEHGVAAAVDITLLGRFYERFADHAVSVGKRMVFVATGRMPGYAQDEDI, encoded by the coding sequence ATGCGCGAGGCTTACCACGTCGAACTCGAGGACCTGGCCGCGAACCTGGCGGACATGTCGCTGCAGGCCGCGGCCGCGATGAAGAAGGCAACGCAGGCGCTGCTGGAAGCGGACCTGTCGCTGGCGGAGCAGGTGATCGGCGACGACCAGAAGATCGACGACGCCCGCGCCGAGAGCGAGGAGAAGGCCTACGCCCTGCTGGCGCTGCAGGCGCCGGTCGCGACGGACCTGCGGACCGTGCTCGCCGTGATCCACGCGGCGGAGAGCCTGGAGCGGATGGGTGACCTGGCCCTGCACGTCGCCAAGGCGGCCCGCCGCCGGCACCCGCAGGCCACGCTGCCCGAGTCGGTGCGCAAGTACTTCGCCGAGATGGGCGAGCTGGACGTCCAGCTGGCGGAGAAGGTCGCCGACGTCATCAAGAGCCGGGACGTCGAGGCGGCCCGCTCGCTCGAGGAAGAGGACGACCGGGTCGACGAGATCCACCGCCACCTGTTCACCGTGATCATGGACAAGGACTGGGAGCACGGCGTCGCGGCGGCCGTCGACATCACGCTGCTCGGCCGGTTCTACGAGCGGTTCGCCGACCACGCGGTGTCCGTCGGCAAGCGGATGGTCTTCGTCGCCACCGGCCGCATGCCCGGCTACGCCCAGGACGAGGACATCTGA
- the mug gene encoding G/U mismatch-specific DNA glycosylase: MVSSRPTREQLAAAAGTTIPDVIAPGLDVLFCGINPGLYSGATGYHFARPGNRFWPALHAGGFTPRLLDPSEQDELLTLGLGITNVVARATARADELTAAELRAGGARLTRTVARYRPRWVAVVGITAYRTAFDRPKATVGRQPGRIGATRVWVLPNPSGLNAHWTPATLARAFAELREQVYSE, encoded by the coding sequence ATGGTTTCCTCCCGACCCACCCGAGAACAGCTCGCCGCCGCGGCGGGGACCACCATCCCGGACGTGATCGCGCCCGGCCTGGACGTGCTGTTCTGCGGAATCAACCCCGGCCTCTACTCCGGCGCCACCGGGTACCACTTCGCCCGCCCCGGTAACCGCTTCTGGCCCGCGCTGCACGCCGGGGGATTCACCCCGCGCCTGCTCGACCCCAGCGAGCAGGACGAGCTGCTCACCCTCGGGCTGGGCATCACGAACGTCGTGGCCAGGGCCACCGCCCGCGCCGACGAACTGACCGCCGCGGAGCTGCGCGCCGGTGGCGCCCGGCTGACCAGGACGGTCGCCCGCTACCGGCCGCGCTGGGTCGCGGTCGTCGGCATCACCGCCTACCGCACCGCGTTCGACCGTCCGAAGGCGACGGTCGGCCGCCAGCCCGGCCGGATCGGCGCAACACGCGTCTGGGTACTGCCCAACCCGAGTGGTCTCAACGCACACTGGACGCCCGCGACACTCGCGAGAGCTTTCGCCGAGCTGCGCGAGCAGGTTTACTCAGAGTAG
- a CDS encoding LCP family protein — MTDELEPVGDHTKVRRKIDNTLARFAAAHEELAAEEAKRKERRERLTARPAALIEQTRTRLQRVVAPIKGEPAEDADKAAPQTRLQEKKQRRNDRSIRITRITCAVLAGLIFLATGALWGAKTWFNSKFTEIAALDENSSDIQNAAGQTGDENFLIVGSDTRAGATAEENVGDADLVGGARSDTVMLAHVPADRKRAVVVSFPRDLEISRPACERYDANSGTYSGEVVAAATKVKLNTAYAIGGPKCLTKWVQQLTGMRINHFVGIDFGGFKEMVDAVHGVTVHVDQPIKDTVLGMVIAETGDVTISGDQALSYVRARHVQGDPTSDYGRIKRQQQFLTALLQKAMSQGVITDPTQLSNFVTAFARATFGDNIGVDQMLTLAQSMKGMDTSKLKFLTVPTVGEPNSRNNEVLLDTQARQLFQAMINNSPLPGTPEYEAAQAASSAAQTPPPSTPKKSSSRSSDP, encoded by the coding sequence ATGACCGACGAGCTGGAGCCGGTCGGCGACCACACCAAGGTCCGCCGCAAGATCGACAACACGCTCGCCCGCTTCGCCGCCGCCCACGAGGAGCTCGCGGCCGAGGAGGCCAAGCGCAAGGAACGCCGCGAACGGCTCACCGCCCGGCCGGCGGCGCTGATCGAGCAGACCCGCACACGGCTGCAGCGCGTCGTCGCCCCGATCAAGGGCGAACCGGCCGAAGACGCGGACAAGGCGGCGCCGCAGACCCGCCTCCAGGAGAAGAAGCAGCGGCGCAACGACCGCTCGATCCGCATCACCCGCATCACGTGCGCGGTCCTCGCCGGGCTGATCTTCCTCGCCACCGGCGCCCTGTGGGGCGCCAAGACCTGGTTCAACAGCAAGTTCACCGAGATCGCCGCCCTGGACGAGAACTCGTCGGACATCCAGAACGCCGCCGGTCAGACCGGTGACGAGAACTTCCTCATCGTCGGTTCCGACACCCGCGCCGGTGCCACCGCCGAGGAGAACGTGGGCGACGCGGACTTGGTCGGCGGTGCCCGCTCCGACACCGTGATGCTGGCGCACGTCCCGGCCGACCGGAAACGCGCCGTGGTCGTTTCCTTCCCGCGTGACCTGGAGATCTCGCGGCCGGCCTGCGAACGCTATGACGCCAACAGCGGCACCTACTCCGGCGAGGTCGTCGCCGCGGCCACGAAGGTCAAGCTGAACACCGCCTACGCCATCGGCGGCCCGAAGTGCCTCACCAAGTGGGTGCAGCAGCTCACCGGGATGCGCATCAACCACTTCGTCGGCATCGACTTCGGCGGGTTCAAGGAGATGGTCGATGCGGTGCACGGCGTGACCGTGCACGTCGATCAGCCGATCAAGGACACCGTGCTGGGCATGGTGATCGCGGAGACGGGTGATGTGACGATCTCCGGTGACCAGGCGCTCAGCTACGTCCGTGCCCGGCACGTGCAGGGCGACCCGACGTCGGACTACGGCCGGATCAAGCGGCAGCAGCAGTTCCTCACCGCGCTGCTGCAGAAGGCGATGTCGCAGGGCGTGATCACCGACCCGACGCAGCTGTCCAACTTCGTCACCGCGTTCGCCCGCGCCACCTTCGGTGACAACATCGGCGTCGACCAGATGCTCACCCTGGCCCAGTCGATGAAGGGCATGGACACCAGCAAGCTCAAGTTCCTCACCGTGCCCACCGTCGGCGAGCCGAACTCGCGCAACAACGAGGTGCTCCTGGACACCCAGGCCAGGCAGCTCTTCCAGGCCATGATCAACAACTCGCCGTTGCCCGGGACGCCCGAGTACGAGGCGGCGCAGGCGGCTTCCAGCGCGGCCCAGACCCCGCCGCCGAGCACGCCGAAGAAGTCGAGTTCGCGATCTTCGGACCCGTGA
- a CDS encoding EamA family transporter encodes MEGVGGRLPKPRALAVAGRVLGAIPPPLQVLIGIVSVQVGASLAKQLFAVAGPAGTVTLRLFFAAVVLLLVWRPVVRMGRRALPVVVAYGVVLGTMNLTFYQALARIPQGIAVTIEFLGPLAVALAGSRRWLDVLWAVLAAGGVVLLAETRGDLSVLGIVFALVAGACWGLYILLSASLGKRTEEGKGLALGMAVAAVAAMPAGVVESGASLLSPWVLLIGLAVALLSSVIPYSLELEALRKLPPRVFGILMSLEPAVAALSGLLVLGEALHPMQWLAICCVVGASIGATRSVRDAP; translated from the coding sequence GTGGAGGGTGTCGGCGGGCGGCTGCCCAAGCCGCGTGCGCTCGCGGTCGCCGGGCGGGTCCTCGGGGCCATCCCGCCGCCGCTGCAGGTGCTGATCGGCATCGTCAGCGTCCAGGTGGGCGCGTCGCTCGCGAAGCAGCTCTTCGCGGTCGCCGGGCCGGCCGGGACGGTCACGCTGCGGTTGTTCTTCGCCGCGGTCGTGTTGCTGCTCGTGTGGCGGCCGGTGGTCCGGATGGGCCGGCGGGCGCTGCCGGTGGTCGTCGCGTACGGCGTGGTGCTCGGCACCATGAACCTGACCTTCTACCAGGCCCTCGCGCGCATCCCGCAGGGCATCGCGGTCACCATCGAGTTCCTCGGGCCGCTGGCGGTGGCGCTGGCCGGGTCCCGGCGCTGGCTCGACGTGCTGTGGGCCGTCCTCGCCGCGGGCGGGGTCGTGCTGCTCGCCGAGACGCGGGGCGACCTGTCGGTGCTGGGCATCGTGTTCGCGCTGGTCGCGGGCGCCTGCTGGGGTCTGTACATCCTGCTCAGCGCGTCCCTGGGCAAGCGCACCGAGGAGGGCAAGGGCCTCGCGCTGGGCATGGCCGTCGCGGCGGTCGCGGCGATGCCGGCCGGCGTGGTGGAGAGCGGCGCGAGCCTGCTGTCGCCGTGGGTGCTGCTGATCGGGCTGGCGGTGGCGCTGCTGTCGTCGGTCATCCCGTACTCGCTGGAGCTCGAAGCGCTGCGCAAGCTCCCGCCGCGTGTGTTCGGCATCCTGATGAGCCTCGAACCAGCCGTCGCGGCGCTGTCCGGCCTGCTCGTGCTCGGCGAGGCGCTGCACCCGATGCAGTGGCTCGCGATCTGCTGCGTCGTCGGGGCGTCGATCGGGGCGACCCGCTCGGTCCGCGATGCCCCCTGA
- a CDS encoding class I SAM-dependent methyltransferase has protein sequence MDATTADGCPVEVYPLLPPAGEAEIVHAAATAGAAVLDLGCGTGRIAHRLIELGHPVTAVDASAEMLAHVRGAEAVRARIEDLDLGRCFGVVLLASHLVNQPGIGTLLATVERHLAADGRAVIEWHPPSWFDSVTEGGGRLGDVLVSLTGIVGEGPVLHAVVRYQSRGRSWEQPLSARRWSERELRAHLAEAGLRFGRWCTGDHRWFTANRA, from the coding sequence ATGGACGCCACCACCGCCGACGGTTGCCCGGTCGAGGTCTACCCCCTGCTGCCCCCAGCGGGGGAAGCGGAGATCGTGCACGCCGCGGCAACCGCCGGTGCCGCGGTGCTCGACCTGGGTTGCGGAACGGGCCGCATCGCGCACCGCCTGATCGAACTCGGCCACCCCGTCACGGCCGTCGACGCGTCGGCCGAGATGCTCGCGCACGTCCGCGGAGCCGAGGCGGTCCGCGCCCGCATCGAGGACCTGGACCTGGGCCGGTGCTTCGGGGTCGTGCTGCTGGCGAGCCACCTGGTCAACCAGCCGGGCATCGGCACCCTGCTGGCCACGGTCGAACGGCACCTCGCCGCCGACGGCCGGGCGGTGATCGAATGGCACCCGCCGTCGTGGTTCGACTCCGTGACCGAAGGCGGTGGGCGCCTCGGGGACGTGCTGGTGAGCCTGACGGGCATCGTCGGCGAGGGGCCGGTGCTCCACGCGGTCGTGCGGTACCAGTCGCGCGGCCGGTCGTGGGAGCAGCCGCTGTCGGCCCGCCGCTGGAGCGAGCGCGAGCTGCGCGCGCACCTCGCCGAAGCCGGCCTGCGGTTCGGCCGCTGGTGCACCGGCGACCACCGCTGGTTCACCGCCAATCGGGCGTAG
- a CDS encoding GTP pyrophosphokinase yields the protein MTVLDEVGHSAALLRALQRELMVYKFGIDELMTKLRILSEEFDFANQHDPIEHLASRVKSPEAILDKLARKGLEPGIEAIKEHIEDIAGIRVVCPFVPDVYLVAEMLGRQDDVEIVRTKDYIAAPKPNGYRSLHLIVRIPVFLSDRVERVKVEIQMRTVGMDFWAAVEHKLFYKYAGTAPADFAHELRAAAETAADLDARMTALHQRLQGGQS from the coding sequence ATGACCGTGCTCGACGAGGTCGGCCACTCCGCCGCGCTGCTCCGGGCGCTGCAGCGCGAACTCATGGTCTACAAGTTCGGCATCGACGAGCTGATGACCAAGCTGCGGATCCTGTCCGAGGAGTTCGACTTCGCCAACCAGCACGACCCGATCGAGCACCTGGCCAGCCGGGTCAAGTCGCCCGAGGCGATCCTCGACAAGCTCGCCCGGAAGGGTCTGGAGCCGGGCATCGAGGCGATCAAGGAGCACATCGAGGACATCGCCGGCATCCGCGTGGTGTGCCCGTTCGTGCCGGACGTCTACCTCGTCGCGGAGATGCTCGGCCGGCAGGACGACGTCGAAATCGTCCGGACCAAGGACTACATCGCCGCACCCAAACCCAACGGCTACCGCAGCCTGCACCTGATCGTGCGGATCCCGGTGTTCCTGTCCGACCGGGTCGAGCGGGTCAAGGTGGAGATCCAGATGCGCACGGTCGGCATGGACTTCTGGGCCGCGGTGGAGCACAAGCTGTTCTACAAGTACGCGGGCACCGCCCCGGCCGACTTCGCCCACGAGCTACGGGCCGCCGCGGAGACCGCCGCCGACCTGGACGCGCGGATGACCGCCCTGCACCAGCGCCTGCAGGGCGGTCAGTCCTAG
- a CDS encoding flavin reductase family protein: MTHEEIEPNILYFGTPVVLVSTVDGHGTANLAPISSAFWLGWRGILGIGASSQTVRNLRATGECVLNLPSVEQVGAVDRLARTTGTPSIRESKLRRGYRYEKDKFGVAGLTPVASVTVAAPRVAECPVAMEAVVEAIHPVAADSEDLCGNVLCFEVRVRKVHVHKEIRMAGTTDRIDPDRWRPLIMSFQEFYGLGGKLHRSELAQIPENLYRSPDIDRARLTPSR; encoded by the coding sequence GTGACACACGAGGAAATCGAACCGAACATCCTGTACTTCGGCACCCCAGTGGTGCTCGTCAGCACCGTGGACGGGCACGGGACCGCGAATCTCGCCCCGATTTCGTCGGCGTTCTGGCTCGGCTGGCGCGGCATCCTCGGCATCGGCGCGTCCTCGCAGACGGTGCGGAACCTGCGCGCCACCGGGGAATGCGTGCTGAACCTGCCGTCCGTGGAGCAGGTCGGCGCCGTGGACCGCCTCGCCCGCACCACCGGCACCCCGTCGATACGGGAATCCAAGCTGCGGCGCGGATACCGCTACGAGAAGGACAAGTTCGGAGTGGCCGGCCTGACCCCGGTGGCTTCGGTGACGGTGGCGGCGCCGCGGGTCGCGGAGTGCCCGGTGGCCATGGAGGCGGTGGTCGAGGCGATCCACCCGGTCGCCGCGGATTCCGAGGACCTGTGCGGCAACGTGCTGTGCTTCGAGGTGCGGGTGCGGAAAGTCCACGTGCACAAGGAAATCCGGATGGCGGGGACGACCGACCGCATCGACCCCGACCGGTGGCGACCGCTGATCATGAGCTTCCAGGAGTTCTACGGCCTCGGCGGGAAACTGCACCGCTCGGAACTGGCGCAGATCCCGGAAAACCTTTACCGCAGCCCGGACATCGACCGCGCGCGTCTCACGCCGTCGCGCTGA
- a CDS encoding VanZ family protein, whose protein sequence is MTTAQVNALYIGLIGFLAIWGIVLVPQLALQHLRFGRIVPGRLATTAALIAYATFALAVTFFPLPSPNGRRLEQTIQLVPFQWVADIQTELHKHGLSAAHALTTQTFQQMTLNILLFVPLGLFARMLWKRGLTGAVLLGFGVSLAVEITQLTANFGTAPFQYRIFDVDDLITNTTGAALGWIAATLFLVLRSAVQAIGQPARGERVHLTEAR, encoded by the coding sequence ATGACGACAGCGCAGGTCAACGCCCTCTACATCGGACTTATCGGGTTCCTCGCGATCTGGGGGATCGTGCTGGTGCCGCAACTGGCCCTGCAGCACCTCCGCTTCGGACGGATCGTGCCGGGCCGGCTGGCGACCACCGCCGCGCTGATCGCCTACGCCACGTTCGCGCTCGCCGTGACGTTCTTCCCGCTGCCGAGCCCGAACGGGCGGCGGCTGGAGCAGACCATCCAGCTCGTGCCGTTCCAGTGGGTCGCCGACATCCAGACCGAGCTGCACAAGCACGGGCTGAGCGCCGCGCACGCGCTGACCACGCAGACGTTCCAGCAGATGACGCTGAACATCCTGCTGTTCGTACCGCTGGGGCTGTTCGCGCGGATGCTGTGGAAGCGCGGGCTGACCGGGGCCGTGCTGCTGGGGTTCGGCGTTTCGCTGGCCGTCGAGATCACGCAGCTGACCGCGAACTTCGGCACGGCGCCGTTCCAGTACCGGATCTTCGACGTCGACGACCTGATCACCAACACCACGGGCGCCGCGCTCGGCTGGATCGCCGCGACGCTGTTCCTGGTGCTGCGGTCAGCCGTCCAGGCGATCGGCCAGCCTGCGCGGGGCGAGCGGGTCCACCTCACCGAGGCGCGCTAG
- a CDS encoding N5-glutamine methyltransferase family protein translates to MEPPIEVGADLRPEVAVRLASQGVRLLWRDDFPAARRLLAAMGKRLPTPAPDFYRYRQARRNRARVLGMVLVEVGPDLRVDLPRAPDVTAAFRAAGGAPGLVPLTELLGMLSAYEWRVKGVPVAALGARIHPHYGVFAPTRQDYVSLVTRAPLSRVRTAFDIGTGTGVLAAVLARRGVPEVVATDISPAAVGCARENLRRLGLSQVRVLETDLFPPGRADLVMCNPPWLPGAAHSPLDAAVFDPGSRMLTGFLAGAAAHLTSGGEAWLILSDLAELVGLRSRSDLLSRIEAAGLRVADRLDAPRRRHPGTDPLAKARSQEVVSLWRLHP, encoded by the coding sequence GTGGAACCCCCGATCGAAGTCGGCGCCGACCTGCGCCCTGAAGTTGCCGTCCGGCTGGCGTCGCAGGGCGTCCGCCTGCTGTGGCGCGACGATTTCCCAGCCGCCCGCCGCCTGCTCGCCGCGATGGGCAAGCGGTTGCCCACGCCCGCGCCGGATTTCTACCGGTACCGCCAGGCCCGCCGGAACCGGGCGCGCGTGCTCGGCATGGTGCTGGTCGAGGTCGGCCCGGACCTGCGCGTCGACCTGCCGCGGGCGCCGGACGTCACGGCCGCGTTCCGGGCCGCCGGTGGTGCGCCGGGGCTGGTGCCGCTGACCGAGCTGCTGGGGATGCTGAGCGCGTACGAGTGGCGGGTGAAGGGCGTGCCGGTGGCGGCGCTGGGCGCACGGATCCACCCGCACTACGGCGTGTTCGCCCCGACCCGACAGGACTACGTGTCGCTGGTGACCCGCGCGCCGCTGTCCCGCGTGCGGACGGCGTTCGACATCGGAACGGGCACCGGGGTCCTGGCGGCGGTCCTGGCGCGCCGCGGGGTGCCGGAGGTGGTGGCGACGGACATCTCGCCGGCCGCGGTCGGCTGTGCCCGGGAGAACCTGCGGCGGCTCGGGCTGTCCCAGGTCCGGGTGCTGGAGACGGACCTGTTCCCGCCCGGCCGCGCGGACCTGGTGATGTGCAACCCGCCCTGGCTGCCCGGTGCGGCGCACTCCCCGCTGGACGCGGCCGTCTTCGACCCCGGCTCCCGCATGCTGACGGGCTTCCTCGCCGGGGCGGCCGCGCACCTGACGTCCGGTGGTGAGGCGTGGCTGATCCTGTCCGACCTGGCGGAGCTGGTCGGCCTGCGCAGCCGGTCGGACCTGCTGTCCCGCATCGAGGCGGCCGGGCTGCGCGTCGCGGACCGGCTGGACGCCCCTCGGCGGCGTCATCCGGGCACGGACCCGCTCGCCAAGGCGCGTTCCCAGGAGGTGGTGTCGCTCTGGCGCCTCCACCCCTGA
- a CDS encoding bifunctional metallophosphatase/5'-nucleotidase has product MSLSPRVLRRCVAVTAATLAAVTVTAAPASAAQRPADTTDVRLISFNDLHGNLEPPAGSSGRVTLAGGATVNAGGAAYLATHVKQLESEVKNSVLLSTGDNVGASPVASALFHDEPTIDFLNELGVRASVVGNHEFDEGYRELQRMQFGGCHPTDGCQFRDSFTGARFPFLGSNVSFDNGAPALLPFTVEFSGGRPIGVIGATLKDLPTVVSAEAIKGLEFGDEVEAINRTSGWLDRLGIKAQVVLLHQGDDTTGGGPDDCRVTPGPASRIAKGVSASVDAIFTGHSHQQYNCVINDPAGNPRPVVQGLSFGRLLSVIDLKIDNRTQDVVRSATVAHNEIVTRDVTPDPAAAKLVDEAVTKAAPIANEQVGTITADLKAAGGPSGESTLGDVIADAQLEATAANGAQIAITNPGGIRADLNYASSPAGEGDGVVTYGEAFAVQPFGNIMQTITLTGANLKNVLEQQWSASGTRILQISSSLHYTYSASAAIGSKVSNITVNGTPVDPAATYRVSVNNFLAGGGDGFTEFTKGTDLVGGPVDLDALIAYLGAHPRVAPPAADRIAVVA; this is encoded by the coding sequence ATGTCCCTTTCACCTCGCGTGCTGCGACGTTGTGTAGCGGTCACCGCCGCGACACTGGCGGCCGTCACGGTCACGGCCGCGCCCGCGTCCGCCGCCCAGCGTCCGGCCGACACCACCGACGTCCGGCTGATCTCGTTCAACGACCTGCACGGCAACCTCGAGCCGCCGGCCGGCTCGTCGGGCCGGGTCACCCTGGCCGGCGGGGCGACCGTCAACGCGGGCGGTGCCGCCTACCTGGCCACGCACGTCAAGCAGCTGGAGAGCGAGGTCAAGAACTCGGTCCTGCTCTCCACCGGCGACAACGTGGGCGCATCACCGGTCGCCTCCGCGCTGTTCCACGACGAGCCGACCATCGACTTCCTCAACGAGCTCGGCGTGCGGGCCTCCGTCGTCGGCAACCACGAGTTCGACGAGGGCTACCGGGAGCTGCAGCGCATGCAGTTCGGCGGCTGCCACCCGACCGACGGCTGCCAGTTCCGCGACTCCTTCACCGGCGCGCGGTTCCCGTTCCTCGGCTCCAACGTGTCCTTCGACAACGGAGCGCCCGCGCTGCTGCCGTTCACGGTGGAGTTCTCCGGCGGCCGGCCGATCGGCGTCATCGGCGCCACGCTGAAGGACCTGCCGACCGTGGTCTCCGCCGAGGCGATCAAGGGCCTGGAGTTCGGCGACGAGGTCGAGGCCATCAACCGGACCTCCGGCTGGCTCGACAGGCTCGGCATCAAGGCGCAGGTCGTGCTGCTGCACCAGGGTGACGACACCACGGGCGGCGGGCCGGACGACTGCCGGGTCACCCCGGGCCCGGCCAGTCGGATCGCGAAGGGCGTGTCCGCCAGCGTCGACGCGATCTTCACCGGCCACAGCCACCAGCAGTACAACTGCGTGATCAACGACCCGGCCGGCAACCCGCGGCCGGTGGTCCAGGGCCTGTCCTTCGGGCGCCTGCTGTCGGTCATCGACCTCAAGATCGACAATCGGACCCAGGACGTGGTGCGCAGCGCGACCGTCGCGCACAACGAGATCGTCACGCGCGACGTCACGCCCGACCCGGCCGCGGCGAAGCTGGTCGACGAGGCAGTGACGAAGGCCGCACCGATCGCCAACGAGCAGGTCGGCACCATCACCGCGGACCTGAAGGCGGCCGGCGGTCCCTCCGGGGAGTCCACGCTGGGCGACGTGATCGCCGACGCGCAGCTCGAAGCCACGGCGGCCAACGGCGCGCAGATCGCCATCACCAACCCCGGCGGCATCCGCGCCGACCTCAACTACGCGTCCTCGCCGGCCGGTGAGGGCGACGGTGTGGTCACCTACGGCGAGGCGTTCGCCGTGCAGCCGTTCGGGAACATCATGCAGACCATCACGCTGACCGGCGCGAACCTGAAGAACGTGCTGGAGCAGCAGTGGTCCGCGAGCGGAACGCGGATCCTGCAGATCTCGTCGAGCCTGCACTACACCTACTCGGCGTCCGCGGCGATCGGGTCGAAGGTCTCGAACATCACGGTCAACGGCACGCCCGTCGACCCGGCGGCCACCTACCGGGTCTCGGTGAACAACTTCCTCGCCGGCGGCGGCGACGGCTTCACCGAGTTCACGAAGGGCACCGACCTCGTCGGCGGCCCGGTGGACCTGGACGCGCTGATCGCGTACCTGGGCGCCCACCCGCGGGTCGCACCGCCCGCCGCCGACCGGATCGCGGTCGTCGCGTAG